GTAATGCAGGAGATGTTTGGCAATCCAGCATGCTGGGATTGTGGGCGGATACCCCTGGTCGAGACATTCGCCACACTTCCTCACGGCGCGTACTTCAGTTCGCGTCAGCTCGCTGTCTCTATTCTGCAAGAGTTGCACGCGCCCACGTTGGCGTGGCTACTGGACGGAAGCTATCTCGGGGAGGATGCAAAACTGCGAATACGACGCGAGCTCGCCGCAGCAACATCGGAGTGGGCGTCCTTAGCGCGAACAAGACAGACAGAAGGCGAGTACTGGGGGATGGTGCAGCGAAGCCTGAGAGCGCGTAGTTGCAAGTACGTATCAATCGATCAGGTCACAGCGCTACTAGTCAACCACAGAGACAAGTCCCCCGCTGACCACACCCTCCATCTGATGGCGATAGCTGAAGCCACAGGCGTGATGTTCGTTATGACTGGGGTGCACAAAGCCACGCAGTTGTGGTCGGTCAACTCCGAGTTGCGACGCCGAGTCACAACTGTTTGGGTGCCTCCATATAGCGATAAGCGTCGGGATGACAAACTGCCGTTCCTTCGTTTGCTCAAGTCATTGGCCACTCGCTACGGGCTATCACAGGATGATCTGCTAATCCGGATGGCCAACGATATCCTTGCCGCTACCGGCGGCGTATTCGCTGAGGTGGTCGAACTACTGGGGCGGGCAGATATTGCTGCGAAGCAGGAGGGATGCAACAGAATTCTCAAGCGACACATCGAGATCTCCTACTACGGAAGTGAGGATCTTAGGAATCTATGGCGGGACATCGACGCCTTTGAGATGAGCATGGTTGCCGGCAGTGTCACTGAGCGATCAGAACATGTGAAGGCGCGCTGGGGATCTCCAACCTGAGGGAAGGAAATGGTGACTACCGACTCAAATCAGTTCCGGTGGGGCGCCGATGCAAGGCGGCGGCGCGACGATCTCGCGCGAAAACTGCACGCCAGGAGGCGGTTCGCGGCTGCATTAATCATTGCGATTGCACTCCTCTCCCACCTGGCAGAGCTGGCGGAATCCACCAGTCACGAGGGCCAAGATATAGGCCCTTCGCAGGAAGGTGTAGAAGCGCTCGACAAAGCGGAGGATTTCTGATGGAACTTCTCCAGCACTCAGCATACAGACGGCCGCGAGATCGACTGAGGGCAGCCCTAGACAATCACAGACCGGGGCATATGGTCTACGTCATCGGTCCGTCCGGTGTAGGGAAGACCACGATGCGTCGGAGCGTTATGCGTGAGATGTTTGGGAATCCAAACCTGTGGGAAAAGGGAAAAGTTCCTGCCATCGAGACGTTTGCGTGCTTGCCAGTTGGAGCATACTTCAGTTCGCGATATCTCGCCCGCGAGTTGTTGCAAGAGCTTAACGCGCCGACTCTGACTTGGGCGCTGGAGGGCAGATCACCTCGGTCAATTCCCCCTTCGGACATTCAAGCCGAAGTGCGCGACAGAGACCTTCAACTTGGACGGTATCAACTCAGGCTCACCGAAGCGGAGTGTTGGTCGTCTGTGACGCGGTCCATGATTGCGCGTGACTGCAAGTATGTCGCTATCGATCAAATATCAGCGCTTCTGGTGAATCACAAAGACAAGTCACCTGCAGACCATGCATTGCACTTGATGACGTTAGCAGAGTCCGCCGGGTCGATGCTGATAATGAGCGGAATCCACAGGGCAGTTCAACTCTGGTCGATCGGATCCGAGCTTCGCCGAAGTGTGACGTCTATATGGGTTCCGCCATATAGCGTTAGAAGAAAGGAGGACCGGGCTCCATTCTTGCGCCTCCTTATGTCGCTAAGCGAAAGGCACAATTTCTCTAAACAGGACCTATTGATTCGAATGGCGGCGGATCTACTGGTCGCGACGGGAGGTGTCTATGGAGAGGTGGCTCAACTTCTGTCGCGAGCTGCGGATGCGGCCAAGCAGGAAGGAAGCGAGCGGATCCTTAAACGTCACATAGAGGCCTCCTACTATTCAGACAACGATCTTGCCAACCTTTGGCGAGATATCGAGGAATTCGAGGATGCAATGGAAGCTGGAAGCGTCACAGCCAGAGCGAAACAGCTCAAGTCTAGTTGGGCCTCCTCTTATGGGGAGGTGTGCCGTGAAGTCTAGCATTCACCGATTTACCTGGTCGTCCTTGCCTCCACTTCAATTGAAGGGTGTGGGAACGTCGCGAGTTGAATCCTTGGAGCACTACGTTCTACGGCAAGCGTGGACAGTCGGCGTGACCATGGCCAATATGATGTCGATAGTCGGTCCAGCTATTGCTGGTGGGCGTAGAGGACAAGTCATGGGCTCGGGCAAGTATTGCGGTCCCAGCCGTGACTTCAGTCACCGTATCAGCACGCTCAAGATGCTGACCGCCCAGGACGACCTGCAGTGCGGCACATTCTGGGTTTTGGAGGACGTACTGGCAACCTACGGAGGAGGCCGAGACACAACGCGCCGCCGCTGGTGCCCAGTGTGCTACCGCGATTGGGACGATGATCTCTCATATGAGCCGCTATCGTGGATCGTCGACATTCAAGCTGAGTGTGACCTGCATAAATGCAAGCTCGAAACCACCTGTTCAAGGTGTGGCGCGGACCAGCCGAGCTCAACAGACTACCAGCGGCGCAGAAGATGCCACAAATGCAAGCAATCGCTTTCCGGTGATGGCGCCGCCGCAGCGATTACTGGCGACGAGGCATGGGGTCAGCAGCAGCTTGCATCCATAATCGAACTTTGCGCGACGCCCTCACAACCCCAGATTCCCTTCGAAAACTACGTTCGATTCGTGAAACTGCTCGTTGACGGCCATCCGATGAGGCGGGCATATCCTAACGCTCTCAAGGCGGAATTCTACCGCGCTACCAAGAACTTGAGCAGGGGTCGGACGACCATTCGTGCCATTGTCAATCTCTGCGCTCTCCAGTCCATCTCAGCACGCGACATCTTGCTAAGCCCGGATGCGGCGGCTTCCGAGCCGCTGTTGGATCTTTGGTTTAGCTATGCAACGTTAAAGCTACCTGTTGGGAGGCATGCGGAGCGGCTCGAGCGATGTGCCAAATGCTTTTCAGATGTTCTGAAAGCATCCGAGAAAGACCACTATGTGCCGCAGATGAAAGTTGTACTTAGACGCTTCAGGCTCAATAGGCAGTTGCTACGAGAGATGCACCTTGACGTCTACGAGGAGTACAAATTGAGATACGAAGAGCAAGGTCCGTACAGTCAAAGAGTTCACTTGAACAGGGCAATGGATCTTGCGCTACAGATGGTTGAAGGAGATGCAGACCAAGCGGGATCCCACCGCAAACTTCAGCAGGCAGCCAAGCAAATCGGCCAGCGATGCAATGTGTCGCTGGATGTGGGATTCTCGGTGATGCTCGGAGCACGAAACGTGCTGAAGGCGCTAAGTGAAAACCGCTTACGAAAACAGCCGTCTGGTGGCCGGCGACGACATAGCGTCGCCTAGCCCTCGCGGCCTCTGTCAATTTTCATTCGTCTCGTGAGCCAGCCCCAACTCGGCGCGAATACGCTTCAAGACCAGATCGCGCAACGGTCTACGGAGCGAACCATCAATGGCTGCGGCATAGATGTCATCATCTCGATCTCCGATGGGCAGGCCCTCCAAGCGTAGCGAAGCCTGAGCTTCAATGATTGCTTGGCGAAGCTGACTTCTACTGGCCATTGCCGCCCCGGAGGTTTAGCTGATTCTAGCGAGAGTTCACATGACGAGGGTTTGCCATGAGGGCTCTAATCCTTCGGATCCGACGCAACTTTGACCTAACGCCGTTGCTTTCGCTGACGCTAGTAGGCTGTACCGCTCGACACCGGCGTCTCTTGGAACCTGGTGAAGTGACCGAGTTGCCTAGGATCGCAGCGGCCCGA
This portion of the Stenotrophomonas sp. WZN-1 genome encodes:
- a CDS encoding AAA family ATPase: MKMVQHPAYEGPRKRLRMALDRHRPGHMVFIIGPSGVGKTTMRRSVMQEMFGNPACWDCGRIPLVETFATLPHGAYFSSRQLAVSILQELHAPTLAWLLDGSYLGEDAKLRIRRELAAATSEWASLARTRQTEGEYWGMVQRSLRARSCKYVSIDQVTALLVNHRDKSPADHTLHLMAIAEATGVMFVMTGVHKATQLWSVNSELRRRVTTVWVPPYSDKRRDDKLPFLRLLKSLATRYGLSQDDLLIRMANDILAATGGVFAEVVELLGRADIAAKQEGCNRILKRHIEISYYGSEDLRNLWRDIDAFEMSMVAGSVTERSEHVKARWGSPT
- a CDS encoding AAA family ATPase, whose product is MVYVIGPSGVGKTTMRRSVMREMFGNPNLWEKGKVPAIETFACLPVGAYFSSRYLARELLQELNAPTLTWALEGRSPRSIPPSDIQAEVRDRDLQLGRYQLRLTEAECWSSVTRSMIARDCKYVAIDQISALLVNHKDKSPADHALHLMTLAESAGSMLIMSGIHRAVQLWSIGSELRRSVTSIWVPPYSVRRKEDRAPFLRLLMSLSERHNFSKQDLLIRMAADLLVATGGVYGEVAQLLSRAADAAKQEGSERILKRHIEASYYSDNDLANLWRDIEEFEDAMEAGSVTARAKQLKSSWASSYGEVCREV